One genomic window of Fusarium fujikuroi IMI 58289 draft genome, chromosome FFUJ_chr01 includes the following:
- a CDS encoding related to NFU-1 protein (iron homeostasis), producing MATSRAMSRTLAAVARPVAETSCRGIQRWTRSISTVRPQLLAGPYATRPLAQRQRNIPTTIPSLAGVGSGIRTIFIQTENTPNPDALKFLPNHRVVPEELSTPFIEYLNPRATISPPYTSPLAAKLMNIDGVTSVFYGADFITVTKAADANWAHIRPEIFALITEAITAGEKIVTVSERREGEAAAAEEEDSLAYNEDDSEVVGMIKELLETRIRPAIQEDGGDIDFRGFDDEGYVHLRLRGACRTCDSSTVTLKNGIEGMLMHYIEEVKGVKQVMDQEEEIALQEFEKFEEKLRQQKGAASSAA from the exons ATGGCAACTTCAAGAGCCATGTCACGGACATTGGCCGCTGTCGCTCGGCCCGTCGCAGAGACATCTTGCCGAGGAATTCAGCGATGGACTCGTTCAATCAGCACCGTCCGGCCACAACTTCTTGCCGGTCCGTACGCTACACGTCCCCTTGCACAGCGACAGCGCAATATTCCAACAACCATACCAAGCCTCGCCGGTGTCGGTAGCGGGATCCGAACCATCTTCATCCAGACGGAGAACACCCCGAACCCAGATGCCCTCAAGTTCCTACCGAACCATCGAGTTGTGCCTGAGGAGCTGTCTACACCTTTTATCGAGTATCTCAACCCCCGAGCAACCATTTCTCCGCCATATACTTCTCCACTCGCTGCCAAGCTCATGAATATCGATGGAGTTACATCGGTATTCTACGGCGCCGATTTCATTACTGTTACGAAGGCTGCAGATGCCAATTGGGCACACATTCGACCGGAGATCTTTGCCCTCATCACAGAAGCGATCACTGCAGGTGAGAAGATCGTCACTGTCTCCGAACGCCGAGAGGGTGAGGCCGCTGcggccgaggaggaggatagcCTTGCGTACAACGAAGACGACAGTGAGGTTGTTGGTatgatcaaggagcttcttgagacaCGAATTCGACCAGCTATCCAGGAGGATGGCGGCGACATAGATTTTCGAGGTTTCGACGACGAGGGTTATGTGCATCTCCGACTGCGGGGTGCCTGTCGTACGTGCGATTCAAGCACTGTCACTCTCAAGAATGGAATTGAGGGCATGTTGATGCATTAT ATTGAGGAGGTAAAAGGTGTCAAGCAAGTGATGGATCAGGAGGAGGAAATTGCTCTGCAGGAGTTCGAAAAGTTTGAGGAAAAGCTCAGGCAACAAAAGGGAGCCGCCAGCTCGGCAGCGTAG